The nucleotide sequence GGAGCAGGTGACACCCAGTGAACACCACTGTAGGGTGGAGGCTACTTATTGCCTGCCCATGTCTATACCCACTGGTGAGtgtgtgggtggtggtggggggtatGGGGAGTGGTTAGAGGAGGCCTGGTCAGCACTTTTAGGCCAGTGGGAGAGAGTCTCACTTGCTCCTGCCATTCTGCTTGTGTCTTACAGTTCCTAACCCTCTATTCTTGGGCTTTCTACAGGGCCACTCCTTTCTAACAAATGAAGGCAAGAGTCAGACCTCCAAGGAGAAGGAGCTGTGAGCCAGTTCCTCATCTAACTGCTGGATGTTTCCTTTCCAAAGGGGAAAGGTACCCTGGAAAACTGTGACTGGGAAAGCTGTGAGAATTAGGACTCAAGTGACAAGGGAGGGGACAGAAGAGCTCTTCATGGTGTTTGCCAAGTCTGAGTACAAAGACCACAGGGCAGAGAGCAAGAAAGAACCTGACTAGGACATTTTGGCAAGGTCCAAAGGAAAACTAGAGGGTGGAAGAGTGATAGATTTAGGCAGAAAAGGCTGGTGAGCGGGGAATAAATGAGGCAGGAAGAGCAACACTAACGAACCCAAGAGAGCCAAAATGGTCCATGACAGAGGGAAGAGCATCCCATCCCAACGCAAGGTGGGGAGGTCTCAATGGCAACGCATCCATCACCTTCTCAGTAATTAACCAGCCTCTGTGTACATAAAGACATAATTATAGGCAAAACAACTCCTTTGATGTAAGAGTATAGAATGTCTGGGGGGAAAGGGGcaaataaaagaatgaacaatCTTGCTTTAATATACAAACAAGGTCCACGGAAAGGTATTACCAAACAAGCAAATaagccaaacaaacaaatgaacagaatGTTGGGAAAGGAGGACCCAGGCTGACTGGGCACCCAAGATATCCTGGGCCCTCTGAGAGCATTCTAGCTGACCTCATTGggcatttctgcttttctttcaaaGAGTTCATGTCTTTTCATTAGAGTGGCTGTATTCGCATCCCCTACCTGTTCTATGCAGAAATTATCAGCATTTCCAAAGGGGCTGGTTTCCTTCTGGAATGAAAGCCCCAAAGAAAGGGGGGTTGCAAAGGGTTTGAATGGCTCCTCCTGGGAAGCAAATCTAATCGGGAATGGAGCTGAGCTTGTAACCCAGCATCCTGGATGCCTGTCCTGTGATATAACCCCTGAAACACCACTCTTTCTGTTGTGGCCAACTTTATTAGAGAAATCTGTTAATTGGGGAAcggagggggagaagggagagagcaaTGGGGCGTTAATATGATTTAACACTTGATGGGCTCTGAAAACAAATAAGGAGGGGGCTTGGCACATTCGTCATTCCACATATGTGTTACCAAAATGAATATATGCAAGTAAACTATATGCGAGACTCTGGGGGCACAGTAACACAGACTTTATGAAACAAAAAGGCATTTCTCCTGCTTCCACTGTGTCTCTTGTGGTGCCATTGTCTGATGCTAAGAACTCacataataacaaaaaacaatGCCCCTATGATGGGGGGAAAACTTGATTTGGCACCAGCCGTGGTGTTTTCCATGGGAATGATGGTGGGGGCTGTGGCCGACTGTGGGAATAGTGCAAATCAGCacttttttgtagattttcttcAAGCCATTGTTTATTTTGGCTTTGGTCAGATCCGTGGCCCAGCTTGAAGATTCCCACTGGGCTTTCTGAAACTCGCAGACCTATGAGAGATGGAACaggcataaataaataattacaaaacaccCTTCCCCCACCATGCCACTCATGCACGCGTGTGCCTGCCTTGGTGGTGTATATATGTTGCAGTACTATATATCTGACCCATGCCACCACTGGGCAATTAAAGAGAAAGCAAGGTTTTGTCTGGGCTTAGCTGGTTCATTGTCTCAGTACCATCTTTCATTTGGGGCAAGAGAGATCAGAGCTGTTTCACACAAGGGCCAGTTTTTGCAAAAATGGCATTGGAGAAAGCTGGTTTGAAACTGTGCATACATGAGGTCTTCCTAACATTTTTAGATGTTTACAGGCGTTTCAACACGAATAACTCAGGTTGTGGttctcacagaaacaaaaaagtcaGTCATTGTTCTAATAATGGAAGATAAACTTTTATCTCCAACACTTAGAAGGTTCTACTCTATCGTAGCTAAAGGATGCAGCGATCACCCAGGCAAAATTTGTCACAAGATGGAAAATGAGCAAAGAGTATGTGTGGTATAATTATATTATGGTCCAAAATGAGAATACGTCGGCTTTAAAATGACAATTGCTAATTGTTCCTCTCATAGCAGCAACAcgttattatgtttttaaaagtgcaCAAAGGCTTTCTTGAAGGCTCTGGGagagtgtgtgcatgtatacatattcTGTAAGTTTTATACAGAGTATTTcacaaagaaatgtattttcctttttttaaaagaaaagtttccatGACCTGtaagagtttttctttctttctttctttcttttcttttgagatggagtttcactcttgttgcccagactgtagtgcaatggcgtaatcttggctcactgcaatctctgcctcctgggttcaagagattcccctgcctcagcctcccgagtagctgggattacaggcatgcgccaccacgcctggctaattttgtatttttagtagagaccgggtttctctatgttggtcaggctggtcgccaactcccaacctcaggtgatccgcccacctcggcctcccaaagagctgggattacaggcctgcgccactgcgcctggccatcaaGAGTTTTTATGACAATGTGTATGAAGCTGCCTCTGAGTAGGGTGGCTGCATCGCACACCTCCAGGGGGCAGCATTGTCTTTGTCCTTTATATAAATGGTTTCCCTGGAGGAAAACTCCAGGTGACCTTGCAAAGTAACCATATTTAGATGGGCTTGTCATACAGATATTTTCCAAGGAAGTGCAGAAGAGTATTGTTCACTACATCTTGTTCCTTTCTTAGATACAAGTTACATCAGAATAGGGGACTCAGGCCCTTGCCTGGGTCtggattggaaaaaaaaagatcttacCATGGGCCAGTCTGTGCTAAGTCAGATACAGTTTAGTATACAAGCATCTTATCAGACATTTCAGTGATGTGGAAACTTAGGCCAAGAGAAGTTTAGGGACTTGTCCAAGCTCACACAGTCTGTATGCAGCAgcgctgggatttgaaccctttCCTATGGCACTCTAGAGCAGCCTTCAATTATCCCCTGCCGCCTCCAGTACTTCCCAGGGCTGGAAAGCATCCATGATTGCTGACAGCAGCGGCAGTGAAACAATGTCAGCTGGGGAAGGGGTCTTCAAAGGCAAAAGGTGGAATTCAGTTGGGGAGGAGGGTGGTTCCTGAGCTGCCACTTCTGCCTTTCAAATAAAAGggagccaggtgtggaggcatcCTGGTGTGAGCTTTGCACAGCTGAACCACGGCTGGGGAGACGAGTGTGGAGAGGGATGCTGACATCTCCTCCTACTTCTGAAAAATAACTTTGCATTTGAAGGGAGAAAGGAGTGAGTAAATCTGTAACTCGGATTTGGACGGCCTGGGATTTCATTTGGCTGTGTGAAGGCACACACAGGTGCCTGCAAGTGTGTGCATGAttacgtatgtatgtgtgtctgtgtgtaggaGTGtttgtgttgggggtggggagatctCCTGGTTACATACTGGTTCCCTTCTTCCCATTTGGATTGGGGGCTTTTATTTAAGTCATAGCAGCCACCATGTATGGAGACCtaactatgtgccaagcattgtgctgGACAATTTTTGAggtattatttttctgtgaaaaaagtaGTTTGTTTTTATGCAGGTGCACCCAGAgacatcaaatatttttttccattccgGTTAAAACAGTGTTCTACTCTGTGGTAAGTCTTgaagagaggcagggaaggcTGCGGGGACGGGCAGGGGCGGTCCCGGCCTCGCTAGTCTCCACCTTTTATTTTGACCGGTCCGATGGCGACAGTCTCGCACTAGGACCCAGGCGCCAGAGCGCCTCCGTCTGTCCTGTAGGTTCATTCAATCTCCCATACACACAGACCCACTGCGAGACCGACACACACTcccatacactcacacacacaactgCAGGCAGCGAGGCTCGGGAAGTCAGGCCGGCTCCTCGCCCCGGCGCCTTCTCCTCTCCAGCCGGCCGGGTCTCCCTGGGGACCCGGAGCTCGGCCGGGCAGCGCAGCCCCGTTAGAGACGAGCTCGGCGGACCCCCGTTGCTCCATGGGCAAACGCGGGCGGCCGCGCAAGGAGGCGCGCTGCGAGGGCGCGGGGCTGGCCCCCTCCGCGCCCCCGGTTGTGCCCCCCGCCGCGGCCGCGCCCCAGCCCCCGGCCCTGCCCGAGGAGCCTGCGGGGGCCAAGCCCAGGTGCCCCTTCTCGGACATTTTCAACACCAGCGAGAACTCGATGGAGAAGCACATTAACACTTTTCTGCAGAACGTGCAGATTCTGCTCGAGGCCGCCAGCTACCTGGAGCAGAtcgagaaagaaaacaaaagtaagttTGGGGGCCCCTGCTCTTCCTCGGCGCCcggctctttctttctcccccacTTGGGCGACCCCTGTCGCGAGCTCGGCCCGTGCCCCCCCCtaccccccaccacacacatccAGCCCTTGGCAGTAAAGCCGATGACACCGGAGAAAGGACACGCACGCACAAAGCTGCTAAAGATGTAACAAAGACGGGCAAGGGGGAGAGAGGGGCCTGTCGGTGCGTCGGTCTGTCCGTCTCCGgcgggctggggctgggaggatgGCCCAGCGGAGGAGCGGGGGAGTGGTGTTGTTTGCTGACAACTGAGCCGAGAGCTCATCTCTTTGAGGTcgcctttcttccttttttttttttttttttttttttccggagccTTCTCAGGCAGACAAGTGTTGTTTTTCTGTCGCTCGttcctgggtggggtggggattaGAAGCCGAAAGTTGGAAACCATAGGCAGAGCTCAGAGGttccagaaagaaaacacagacacacactacaACAATAACAACCAAACAGCTCTCCACGGCGTGGGCTcggctctgtctctctctctctctctctcccccctacttcgcctttttccttccctctcgcAGCAGGACTGGGCTCAGGCCATCACGTCCACAGACACAGTCCCCCAGTTGCCCTGGGGTGCCACCGCCCCCCCCCCAAAGAAAGAGGCCGGCGGGGCCAAGCAACGCCAGCAGCTCGCCCCGGACACGCCGTCCTGAGCCCGGGAAACTTGGCCGTGGGGACGCGGCTAGAAGGAAACTTTGGGATCTTGGAGAAACAATAGTTGGGGAACAAGGTGTGGGCTGTTgtgtgctttttctttattttccggGAGACGGCTCCTGAGTGAGCGCGCAGGGCAAGCAAGGCAAACGCCTTCCTGGTCGATTTCTACCTCCCCCCACAACCCGCCCACCCCCAGATTCACGTGGAGAATAGTGCGTGGGTGGGGGTGTGCTGGGAACCCCACCGtggcctggcctctttttttgtatttatttgtttcatttttgccaCTACCAGCCAGGTCCCCCAGCTTTCCCCAGGCAGTCGACTCAGCGCCCTAACGGGGGCACGCGTGTGCAGCGTATCCAGCACGGTCCTCAGAATAATAGCTgtgaaaaggaggaagggaactAGGCAGACAGACCGACAGACAGGAGGAAACCGGGATGTTTAATGTGTCCGAACAAGTAGGAAGATCAGTGaagtgcgagtgtgtgtgtgtgtgtgtgtgtgtgtgtgagagagagagagagagagagaaagaaagaaagaaggtccCGATTGCAACGTGTCAGATCTTGCAACCTTCCCCCCACCCAACACAACAACCCTCAGACACAAAAACACCA is from Macaca fascicularis isolate 582-1 chromosome 9, T2T-MFA8v1.1 and encodes:
- the MXI1 gene encoding max-interacting protein 1 isoform X4; protein product: MGKRGRPRKEARCEGAGLAPSAPPVVPPAAAAPQPPALPEEPAGAKPRCPFSDIFNTSENSMEKHINTFLQNVQILLEAASYLEQIEKENKTGLGSGHHVHRHSPPVALGCHRPPPKERGRRGQATPAARPGHAVLSPGNLAVGTRLEGNFGILEKQ